One Scophthalmus maximus strain ysfricsl-2021 chromosome 9, ASM2237912v1, whole genome shotgun sequence genomic region harbors:
- the sept6 gene encoding septin-6 isoform X5: MASTEIARQAGEGARAVPLAGHVGFDSMPDQLVNKSVNHGFCFNILCVGETGLGKSTLMDTLFNTKFEGEPTQHNQPGVTLKSNTYELQESNVRLKLTVVNTVGFGDQINKEDSYKSIVEFIDAQFEAYLQEELKIKRTLHSYHDTRIHACLYFIAPTGHSLKSLDLVTMKKLDSKVNIIPIIAKSDAISKSELAKFKIKITSELVSNGVQIYQFPTDDESVAEINSTMNSHLPFAVVGSTEEVKIGNKMVKARQYPWGTVQVENENHCDFVKLREMLIRVNMEDLREQTHTRHYELYRRCKLEEMGFKDTDPDCKPFSLQETYEAKRNEFMGELQKKEEEMRQMFVQRVKEKEAELKEAEKELHEKFDRLKKLHQDEKKKVEDKKKSLDDELNTFKQKKTAAELLQNQAQQAGGSTTLKREKERKNNPWLCTE, translated from the exons ATGGCGTCGACCGAGATAGCGAGACAAGCG ggtgaaggtgctCGTGCTGTCCCCCTGGCAGGCCATGTCGGCTTTGACAGCATGCCTGACCAGCTGGTCAACAAATCTGTCAACCACGGATTCTGCTTCAACATCCTCTGTGTTG GTGAGACGGGACTGGGGAAGTCCACCCTGATGGACACATTGTTCAACACCAAGTTTGAGGGCGAGCCGACCCAGCACAACCAGCCGGGAGTCACGCTCAAGTCCAACACCTATGAGCTCCAGGAGAGTAACGTGCGCCTCAAACTCACTGTTGTCAACACTGTGGGCTTTGGAGACCAGATCAATAAAGAGGACAG CTACAAGTCCATTGTGGAGTTTATTGATGCCCAGTTTGAAGCATATCTCCAGGAGGAACTAAAAATCAAGCGCACGCTACACAGCTACCATGACACCCGCATCCACGCATGCCTGTACTTTATTGCTCCTACAGGACACTCACTGAAATCATTGGACTTGGTGACCATGAAGAAACTTGACAGCAAG GTCAATATAATCCCAATCATTGCCAAGTCAGACGCCATCTCCAAAAGCGAGCTGGCcaagttcaaaatcaaaatcaccaGTGAGCTGGTCAGCAATGGAGTGCAGATCTACCAGTTCCCAACTGATGACGAATCTGTGGCAGAGATCAACTCCACAATGAAT AGCCATTTGCCGTTTGCCGTGGTGGGGagcacagaggaagtgaagatTGGGAACAAGATGGTGAAGGCCCGGCAGTACCCCTGGGGAACGGTGCAGG TGGAAAACGAGAATCACTGTGACTTCGTCAAACTGCGAGAAATGCTGATCAGAGTCAACATGGAGGACCTGCGAGAACAGACTCACACACGCCACTATGAGCTGTACCGCCGCTGCAAACTGGAGGAGATGGGCTTTAAGGACACGGACCCCGACTGCAAGCCCTTCAG TCTGCAGGAAACATATGAAGCTAAGAGGAACGAGTTCATGGGCGAGCTgcagaaaaaagaggaagaaatgaggCAAATGTTCGTCCAAAGAGTCAAAGAGAAGGAGGCTGAGCTGaaagaagcagagaaagag CTGCATGAGAAGTTTGACCGTTTGAAGAAGCTCCACCAGgacgagaaaaagaaagtggaggaCAAGAAGAAATCTCTGGACGACGAGCTAAATACgttcaaacagaaaaagactGCCGCAGAGCTCTTGCAGAATCAAGCTCAGCAGGCAGGGGGCTCCACCACGCtcaagagggagaaagagaggaaaaa TAATCCCTGGCTCTGCACTGAGTAG
- the sept6 gene encoding septin-6 isoform X3, whose protein sequence is MKKQRKKKSTKVTCGISTKGEGARAVPLAGHVGFDSMPDQLVNKSVNHGFCFNILCVGETGLGKSTLMDTLFNTKFEGEPTQHNQPGVTLKSNTYELQESNVRLKLTVVNTVGFGDQINKEDSYKSIVEFIDAQFEAYLQEELKIKRTLHSYHDTRIHACLYFIAPTGHSLKSLDLVTMKKLDSKVNIIPIIAKSDAISKSELAKFKIKITSELVSNGVQIYQFPTDDESVAEINSTMNSHLPFAVVGSTEEVKIGNKMVKARQYPWGTVQVENENHCDFVKLREMLIRVNMEDLREQTHTRHYELYRRCKLEEMGFKDTDPDCKPFSLQETYEAKRNEFMGELQKKEEEMRQMFVQRVKEKEAELKEAEKELHEKFDRLKKLHQDEKKKVEDKKKSLDDELNTFKQKKTAAELLQNQAQQAGGSTTLKREKERKNFF, encoded by the exons ggtgaaggtgctCGTGCTGTCCCCCTGGCAGGCCATGTCGGCTTTGACAGCATGCCTGACCAGCTGGTCAACAAATCTGTCAACCACGGATTCTGCTTCAACATCCTCTGTGTTG GTGAGACGGGACTGGGGAAGTCCACCCTGATGGACACATTGTTCAACACCAAGTTTGAGGGCGAGCCGACCCAGCACAACCAGCCGGGAGTCACGCTCAAGTCCAACACCTATGAGCTCCAGGAGAGTAACGTGCGCCTCAAACTCACTGTTGTCAACACTGTGGGCTTTGGAGACCAGATCAATAAAGAGGACAG CTACAAGTCCATTGTGGAGTTTATTGATGCCCAGTTTGAAGCATATCTCCAGGAGGAACTAAAAATCAAGCGCACGCTACACAGCTACCATGACACCCGCATCCACGCATGCCTGTACTTTATTGCTCCTACAGGACACTCACTGAAATCATTGGACTTGGTGACCATGAAGAAACTTGACAGCAAG GTCAATATAATCCCAATCATTGCCAAGTCAGACGCCATCTCCAAAAGCGAGCTGGCcaagttcaaaatcaaaatcaccaGTGAGCTGGTCAGCAATGGAGTGCAGATCTACCAGTTCCCAACTGATGACGAATCTGTGGCAGAGATCAACTCCACAATGAAT AGCCATTTGCCGTTTGCCGTGGTGGGGagcacagaggaagtgaagatTGGGAACAAGATGGTGAAGGCCCGGCAGTACCCCTGGGGAACGGTGCAGG TGGAAAACGAGAATCACTGTGACTTCGTCAAACTGCGAGAAATGCTGATCAGAGTCAACATGGAGGACCTGCGAGAACAGACTCACACACGCCACTATGAGCTGTACCGCCGCTGCAAACTGGAGGAGATGGGCTTTAAGGACACGGACCCCGACTGCAAGCCCTTCAG TCTGCAGGAAACATATGAAGCTAAGAGGAACGAGTTCATGGGCGAGCTgcagaaaaaagaggaagaaatgaggCAAATGTTCGTCCAAAGAGTCAAAGAGAAGGAGGCTGAGCTGaaagaagcagagaaagag CTGCATGAGAAGTTTGACCGTTTGAAGAAGCTCCACCAGgacgagaaaaagaaagtggaggaCAAGAAGAAATCTCTGGACGACGAGCTAAATACgttcaaacagaaaaagactGCCGCAGAGCTCTTGCAGAATCAAGCTCAGCAGGCAGGGGGCTCCACCACGCtcaagagggagaaagagaggaaaaa cTTCTTTTAA
- the sept6 gene encoding septin-6 isoform X4 — translation MKKQRKKKSTKVTCGISTKGEGARAVPLAGHVGFDSMPDQLVNKSVNHGFCFNILCVGETGLGKSTLMDTLFNTKFEGEPTQHNQPGVTLKSNTYELQESNVRLKLTVVNTVGFGDQINKEDSYKSIVEFIDAQFEAYLQEELKIKRTLHSYHDTRIHACLYFIAPTGHSLKSLDLVTMKKLDSKVNIIPIIAKSDAISKSELAKFKIKITSELVSNGVQIYQFPTDDESVAEINSTMNSHLPFAVVGSTEEVKIGNKMVKARQYPWGTVQVENENHCDFVKLREMLIRVNMEDLREQTHTRHYELYRRCKLEEMGFKDTDPDCKPFSLQETYEAKRNEFMGELQKKEEEMRQMFVQRVKEKEAELKEAEKELHEKFDRLKKLHQDEKKKVEDKKKSLDDELNTFKQKKTAAELLQNQAQQAGGSTTLKREKERKN, via the exons ggtgaaggtgctCGTGCTGTCCCCCTGGCAGGCCATGTCGGCTTTGACAGCATGCCTGACCAGCTGGTCAACAAATCTGTCAACCACGGATTCTGCTTCAACATCCTCTGTGTTG GTGAGACGGGACTGGGGAAGTCCACCCTGATGGACACATTGTTCAACACCAAGTTTGAGGGCGAGCCGACCCAGCACAACCAGCCGGGAGTCACGCTCAAGTCCAACACCTATGAGCTCCAGGAGAGTAACGTGCGCCTCAAACTCACTGTTGTCAACACTGTGGGCTTTGGAGACCAGATCAATAAAGAGGACAG CTACAAGTCCATTGTGGAGTTTATTGATGCCCAGTTTGAAGCATATCTCCAGGAGGAACTAAAAATCAAGCGCACGCTACACAGCTACCATGACACCCGCATCCACGCATGCCTGTACTTTATTGCTCCTACAGGACACTCACTGAAATCATTGGACTTGGTGACCATGAAGAAACTTGACAGCAAG GTCAATATAATCCCAATCATTGCCAAGTCAGACGCCATCTCCAAAAGCGAGCTGGCcaagttcaaaatcaaaatcaccaGTGAGCTGGTCAGCAATGGAGTGCAGATCTACCAGTTCCCAACTGATGACGAATCTGTGGCAGAGATCAACTCCACAATGAAT AGCCATTTGCCGTTTGCCGTGGTGGGGagcacagaggaagtgaagatTGGGAACAAGATGGTGAAGGCCCGGCAGTACCCCTGGGGAACGGTGCAGG TGGAAAACGAGAATCACTGTGACTTCGTCAAACTGCGAGAAATGCTGATCAGAGTCAACATGGAGGACCTGCGAGAACAGACTCACACACGCCACTATGAGCTGTACCGCCGCTGCAAACTGGAGGAGATGGGCTTTAAGGACACGGACCCCGACTGCAAGCCCTTCAG TCTGCAGGAAACATATGAAGCTAAGAGGAACGAGTTCATGGGCGAGCTgcagaaaaaagaggaagaaatgaggCAAATGTTCGTCCAAAGAGTCAAAGAGAAGGAGGCTGAGCTGaaagaagcagagaaagag CTGCATGAGAAGTTTGACCGTTTGAAGAAGCTCCACCAGgacgagaaaaagaaagtggaggaCAAGAAGAAATCTCTGGACGACGAGCTAAATACgttcaaacagaaaaagactGCCGCAGAGCTCTTGCAGAATCAAGCTCAGCAGGCAGGGGGCTCCACCACGCtcaagagggagaaagagaggaaaaa TTAA
- the sept6 gene encoding septin-6 isoform X2 → MKKQRKKKSTKVTCGISTKGEGARAVPLAGHVGFDSMPDQLVNKSVNHGFCFNILCVGETGLGKSTLMDTLFNTKFEGEPTQHNQPGVTLKSNTYELQESNVRLKLTVVNTVGFGDQINKEDSYKSIVEFIDAQFEAYLQEELKIKRTLHSYHDTRIHACLYFIAPTGHSLKSLDLVTMKKLDSKVNIIPIIAKSDAISKSELAKFKIKITSELVSNGVQIYQFPTDDESVAEINSTMNSHLPFAVVGSTEEVKIGNKMVKARQYPWGTVQVENENHCDFVKLREMLIRVNMEDLREQTHTRHYELYRRCKLEEMGFKDTDPDCKPFSLQETYEAKRNEFMGELQKKEEEMRQMFVQRVKEKEAELKEAEKELHEKFDRLKKLHQDEKKKVEDKKKSLDDELNTFKQKKTAAELLQNQAQQAGGSTTLKREKERKNLGSL, encoded by the exons ggtgaaggtgctCGTGCTGTCCCCCTGGCAGGCCATGTCGGCTTTGACAGCATGCCTGACCAGCTGGTCAACAAATCTGTCAACCACGGATTCTGCTTCAACATCCTCTGTGTTG GTGAGACGGGACTGGGGAAGTCCACCCTGATGGACACATTGTTCAACACCAAGTTTGAGGGCGAGCCGACCCAGCACAACCAGCCGGGAGTCACGCTCAAGTCCAACACCTATGAGCTCCAGGAGAGTAACGTGCGCCTCAAACTCACTGTTGTCAACACTGTGGGCTTTGGAGACCAGATCAATAAAGAGGACAG CTACAAGTCCATTGTGGAGTTTATTGATGCCCAGTTTGAAGCATATCTCCAGGAGGAACTAAAAATCAAGCGCACGCTACACAGCTACCATGACACCCGCATCCACGCATGCCTGTACTTTATTGCTCCTACAGGACACTCACTGAAATCATTGGACTTGGTGACCATGAAGAAACTTGACAGCAAG GTCAATATAATCCCAATCATTGCCAAGTCAGACGCCATCTCCAAAAGCGAGCTGGCcaagttcaaaatcaaaatcaccaGTGAGCTGGTCAGCAATGGAGTGCAGATCTACCAGTTCCCAACTGATGACGAATCTGTGGCAGAGATCAACTCCACAATGAAT AGCCATTTGCCGTTTGCCGTGGTGGGGagcacagaggaagtgaagatTGGGAACAAGATGGTGAAGGCCCGGCAGTACCCCTGGGGAACGGTGCAGG TGGAAAACGAGAATCACTGTGACTTCGTCAAACTGCGAGAAATGCTGATCAGAGTCAACATGGAGGACCTGCGAGAACAGACTCACACACGCCACTATGAGCTGTACCGCCGCTGCAAACTGGAGGAGATGGGCTTTAAGGACACGGACCCCGACTGCAAGCCCTTCAG TCTGCAGGAAACATATGAAGCTAAGAGGAACGAGTTCATGGGCGAGCTgcagaaaaaagaggaagaaatgaggCAAATGTTCGTCCAAAGAGTCAAAGAGAAGGAGGCTGAGCTGaaagaagcagagaaagag CTGCATGAGAAGTTTGACCGTTTGAAGAAGCTCCACCAGgacgagaaaaagaaagtggaggaCAAGAAGAAATCTCTGGACGACGAGCTAAATACgttcaaacagaaaaagactGCCGCAGAGCTCTTGCAGAATCAAGCTCAGCAGGCAGGGGGCTCCACCACGCtcaagagggagaaagagaggaaaaa CTTAGGATCCCTGTAG
- the sept6 gene encoding septin-6 isoform X1: protein MKKQRKKKSTKVTCGISTKGEGARAVPLAGHVGFDSMPDQLVNKSVNHGFCFNILCVGETGLGKSTLMDTLFNTKFEGEPTQHNQPGVTLKSNTYELQESNVRLKLTVVNTVGFGDQINKEDSYKSIVEFIDAQFEAYLQEELKIKRTLHSYHDTRIHACLYFIAPTGHSLKSLDLVTMKKLDSKVNIIPIIAKSDAISKSELAKFKIKITSELVSNGVQIYQFPTDDESVAEINSTMNSHLPFAVVGSTEEVKIGNKMVKARQYPWGTVQVENENHCDFVKLREMLIRVNMEDLREQTHTRHYELYRRCKLEEMGFKDTDPDCKPFSLQETYEAKRNEFMGELQKKEEEMRQMFVQRVKEKEAELKEAEKELHEKFDRLKKLHQDEKKKVEDKKKSLDDELNTFKQKKTAAELLQNQAQQAGGSTTLKREKERKNNPWLCTE from the exons ggtgaaggtgctCGTGCTGTCCCCCTGGCAGGCCATGTCGGCTTTGACAGCATGCCTGACCAGCTGGTCAACAAATCTGTCAACCACGGATTCTGCTTCAACATCCTCTGTGTTG GTGAGACGGGACTGGGGAAGTCCACCCTGATGGACACATTGTTCAACACCAAGTTTGAGGGCGAGCCGACCCAGCACAACCAGCCGGGAGTCACGCTCAAGTCCAACACCTATGAGCTCCAGGAGAGTAACGTGCGCCTCAAACTCACTGTTGTCAACACTGTGGGCTTTGGAGACCAGATCAATAAAGAGGACAG CTACAAGTCCATTGTGGAGTTTATTGATGCCCAGTTTGAAGCATATCTCCAGGAGGAACTAAAAATCAAGCGCACGCTACACAGCTACCATGACACCCGCATCCACGCATGCCTGTACTTTATTGCTCCTACAGGACACTCACTGAAATCATTGGACTTGGTGACCATGAAGAAACTTGACAGCAAG GTCAATATAATCCCAATCATTGCCAAGTCAGACGCCATCTCCAAAAGCGAGCTGGCcaagttcaaaatcaaaatcaccaGTGAGCTGGTCAGCAATGGAGTGCAGATCTACCAGTTCCCAACTGATGACGAATCTGTGGCAGAGATCAACTCCACAATGAAT AGCCATTTGCCGTTTGCCGTGGTGGGGagcacagaggaagtgaagatTGGGAACAAGATGGTGAAGGCCCGGCAGTACCCCTGGGGAACGGTGCAGG TGGAAAACGAGAATCACTGTGACTTCGTCAAACTGCGAGAAATGCTGATCAGAGTCAACATGGAGGACCTGCGAGAACAGACTCACACACGCCACTATGAGCTGTACCGCCGCTGCAAACTGGAGGAGATGGGCTTTAAGGACACGGACCCCGACTGCAAGCCCTTCAG TCTGCAGGAAACATATGAAGCTAAGAGGAACGAGTTCATGGGCGAGCTgcagaaaaaagaggaagaaatgaggCAAATGTTCGTCCAAAGAGTCAAAGAGAAGGAGGCTGAGCTGaaagaagcagagaaagag CTGCATGAGAAGTTTGACCGTTTGAAGAAGCTCCACCAGgacgagaaaaagaaagtggaggaCAAGAAGAAATCTCTGGACGACGAGCTAAATACgttcaaacagaaaaagactGCCGCAGAGCTCTTGCAGAATCAAGCTCAGCAGGCAGGGGGCTCCACCACGCtcaagagggagaaagagaggaaaaa TAATCCCTGGCTCTGCACTGAGTAG